In Belonocnema kinseyi isolate 2016_QV_RU_SX_M_011 chromosome 4, B_treatae_v1, whole genome shotgun sequence, a single window of DNA contains:
- the LOC117171197 gene encoding uncharacterized protein C7orf50 homolog isoform X2, producing MRQKGENMRREVRNTTNDSEDEISHESVEVENDSSLKGKKSKKSKKEKTESTNVKMDESNEEINDSESQKKKKSKKEKRKLKEHREAIEVTQNVEETENIKVKKKKKKSKEEKSKVEIEAKEESAENGEENDVVTKKKKKPSKRQLKKEKQELREKEKREATKNESATKALNYVSKWKHAKSEWKFEKVKQIWLVNNLFDENLVTEKFYPTVLEYFEGCKGMVKDQLVKKAMEVIKKIEEVVEESEDAVESIEYQRARQLLQALPTET from the exons AAACACCACGAATGATTCAGAGGACGAAATTTCTCACGAAAGTGTTGAAGTCGAGAATGACTCCAGTTTGAAAGGTAAAAAAAGCAAAAAGTCGAAAAAAGAGAAGACTGAATCAACCAATGTAAAAATGGACGAatcaaatgaagaaataaatgatAGTGAAtcgcaaaagaaaaagaaatcgaagaaagagaaaagaaaattaaaagagcatagagaagcaatcgaagtCACACAAAATGTAGaagaaactgaaaatattaaagttaaaaagaagaaaaagaaatccaAGGAAGAAAAAAGTAAGGTCGAAATAGAAGCAAAAGAAGAATCTGCCGAAAATGGAGAAGAAAACGATGTTGTtaccaagaaaaagaaaaaaccttCCAAACGACAGTTGAAAAAGGAAAAGCAGGAACTGAGGGAAAAGGAAAAACGTGAGGCAACCAAAAATGAATCTGCAACAAAAGCTTTGAACTACGTTTCCAAG TGGAAGCATGCGAAAAGCGAATGGAAATTTGAGAAAGTGAAGCAGATCTGGCtagtaaataatctttttgatgaaaaccTAGTGACCGAAAAATTCTATCCAACTGTTCTGGAATATTTTGAAGGATGTAAAGGAATGGTCAAGGATCAACTGGTAAAAAAAGCTAtggaagtaataaaaaaaatagaggaaGTAGTTGAAGAATCCGAAGACGCAGTGGAATCCATAGAATACCAGAGAGCCAGACAATTATTGCAAGCTTTGCCGACAGagacttga
- the LOC117171197 gene encoding uncharacterized protein C7orf50 homolog isoform X1, producing MGQKGKKRPKSLNPANEESSPKKLKNERNTTNDSEDEISHESVEVENDSSLKGKKSKKSKKEKTESTNVKMDESNEEINDSESQKKKKSKKEKRKLKEHREAIEVTQNVEETENIKVKKKKKKSKEEKSKVEIEAKEESAENGEENDVVTKKKKKPSKRQLKKEKQELREKEKREATKNESATKALNYVSKWKHAKSEWKFEKVKQIWLVNNLFDENLVTEKFYPTVLEYFEGCKGMVKDQLVKKAMEVIKKIEEVVEESEDAVESIEYQRARQLLQALPTET from the exons AAACACCACGAATGATTCAGAGGACGAAATTTCTCACGAAAGTGTTGAAGTCGAGAATGACTCCAGTTTGAAAGGTAAAAAAAGCAAAAAGTCGAAAAAAGAGAAGACTGAATCAACCAATGTAAAAATGGACGAatcaaatgaagaaataaatgatAGTGAAtcgcaaaagaaaaagaaatcgaagaaagagaaaagaaaattaaaagagcatagagaagcaatcgaagtCACACAAAATGTAGaagaaactgaaaatattaaagttaaaaagaagaaaaagaaatccaAGGAAGAAAAAAGTAAGGTCGAAATAGAAGCAAAAGAAGAATCTGCCGAAAATGGAGAAGAAAACGATGTTGTtaccaagaaaaagaaaaaaccttCCAAACGACAGTTGAAAAAGGAAAAGCAGGAACTGAGGGAAAAGGAAAAACGTGAGGCAACCAAAAATGAATCTGCAACAAAAGCTTTGAACTACGTTTCCAAG TGGAAGCATGCGAAAAGCGAATGGAAATTTGAGAAAGTGAAGCAGATCTGGCtagtaaataatctttttgatgaaaaccTAGTGACCGAAAAATTCTATCCAACTGTTCTGGAATATTTTGAAGGATGTAAAGGAATGGTCAAGGATCAACTGGTAAAAAAAGCTAtggaagtaataaaaaaaatagaggaaGTAGTTGAAGAATCCGAAGACGCAGTGGAATCCATAGAATACCAGAGAGCCAGACAATTATTGCAAGCTTTGCCGACAGagacttga
- the LOC117171198 gene encoding thioredoxin, mitochondrial-like: MLRTGVTIARSALNVRNYANAPAQEAVISATFKVQDNKDFNDRVKNSKVPVIIDFFATWCNPCRMLTPRIESVVAEKQGRILLAKVDIDENTDLALDYEVGSVPVLIAMKDGKVLERIVGLQDTDKLRQFVERYSETDK; encoded by the exons ATGTTACGCACAGGAGTAACAATTGCCAGGAGTGCATTGAATGTGAGGAATTATGCAAATGCACCAGCTCAGGAAGCCGTGATTTCCGCAACTTTTAAAGTCCAGGAtaacaaggatttcaatgatcGAGTGAAAAATTCGAAAGTTCCAGTAATCATTGATTTTTTCGCAAC atggTGCAATCCTTGTCGAATGTTAACGCCTCGAATTGAATCAGTAGTAGCAGAAAAGCAGGGACGAATTCTTCTAGCTAAGGTTGACATAGACGAAAACACAGATCTCGCGCTTGATTACGAG gttGGATCAGTACCGGTTTTGATTGCAATGAAGGACGGCAAAGTCCTTGAAAGAATTGTTGGATTACAGGACACAGATAAACTCCGTCAATTTGTGGAAAGATATTCAGAAACAGACAAATGA